One genomic window of Bradyrhizobium sp. B124 includes the following:
- a CDS encoding ABC transporter ATP-binding protein produces MDATNQPLLDVSDLSVAFGRSLAVDRVSFSIKRGECTALVGESGSGKSVSALSVLRLLPYPAASHPSGAIRFKGRDLLGSSEREMRGIRGNDISIIFQEPMTSLNPLHTIESQIGEILSLHSGISGAAARARTLELLGQVGIPEPETRLKSYPHQLSGGQRQRVMIAMALANEPDLLIADEPTTALDVTVQAQILALLAEIRARLGMSLLFITHDLGIVRRIADTVCVMNNGKIVEQGPVEQVFTAPKHAYTKALLAAEPKPDPAPPQPDAPVVMSADNLKVWFPIKRGLMRSTVGHIKAVDGVSLAVRKGETLGVVGESGSGKTTLGLALLRLISSDGPIVFLGKDIQGLRFKQMLPFRRDMQIVFQDPFGSLSPRMSVADIIAEGLEVHQKQLSREEREARVIKALKDVGLDPDWRFRYPHEFSGGQRQRISIARAVVLEPNFVVLDEPTSALDMLLQAQMVDLLRDLQRKRDLTYMFISHDLRVVASLASHLIVMKSGKVEEEGPASELFKNPKSDYTRALFAAAFRIEAASDGTVAT; encoded by the coding sequence ATGGACGCGACCAACCAGCCCCTGCTCGACGTCAGCGACCTCTCCGTCGCCTTCGGCCGCTCGCTTGCGGTCGATCGCGTCTCTTTCTCGATCAAGCGCGGCGAATGCACGGCGCTGGTCGGCGAGTCCGGCTCGGGAAAATCGGTCAGCGCGCTGTCGGTATTGAGGCTGCTGCCCTATCCGGCGGCGTCACATCCCTCCGGGGCGATCCGTTTCAAGGGCCGCGATCTCCTGGGATCGTCGGAACGCGAGATGCGCGGGATTCGTGGCAACGACATCTCGATCATCTTCCAGGAGCCGATGACCTCGCTCAATCCGCTCCACACCATCGAATCCCAGATCGGCGAGATCCTGTCGCTGCACAGCGGCATCAGCGGTGCGGCGGCGCGGGCGCGGACGCTGGAGTTGCTGGGCCAGGTCGGCATCCCCGAGCCGGAGACGCGGCTCAAGAGCTATCCGCATCAACTGTCCGGCGGCCAGCGCCAGCGCGTGATGATTGCGATGGCACTTGCCAACGAACCCGATCTCTTGATCGCGGACGAGCCGACCACCGCGCTCGACGTCACCGTGCAGGCGCAGATCCTGGCCTTGCTGGCCGAGATCCGCGCGCGGCTTGGCATGAGCCTGTTGTTTATCACCCACGATCTCGGCATCGTCCGCCGCATCGCCGACACCGTCTGCGTGATGAACAACGGCAAGATCGTCGAACAGGGCCCGGTCGAGCAGGTCTTCACCGCGCCGAAGCATGCCTATACGAAGGCGCTGCTGGCGGCCGAGCCGAAGCCCGATCCGGCGCCGCCGCAGCCGGACGCGCCGGTCGTGATGTCGGCGGACAATCTCAAGGTCTGGTTTCCGATCAAGCGCGGGCTGATGCGCTCGACCGTCGGCCACATCAAGGCCGTCGATGGCGTCAGCCTTGCGGTGCGCAAGGGCGAGACGCTCGGCGTCGTCGGCGAATCCGGCTCCGGCAAGACCACGCTCGGGCTCGCGCTGCTCCGGCTGATTTCGTCCGATGGCCCGATAGTGTTCCTCGGCAAGGACATCCAGGGCCTGCGCTTCAAGCAGATGCTGCCGTTCCGCCGCGACATGCAGATCGTGTTCCAAGACCCGTTCGGCTCGCTCAGCCCGCGGATGTCGGTCGCCGACATCATCGCCGAGGGGCTCGAGGTGCACCAGAAACAGCTGTCGCGCGAGGAGCGCGAGGCGCGAGTGATCAAGGCTTTGAAAGATGTCGGGCTCGATCCGGACTGGCGCTTCCGCTATCCGCACGAATTCTCCGGCGGCCAGCGCCAGCGCATCTCGATCGCGCGCGCAGTCGTGCTGGAGCCGAACTTCGTCGTGCTGGACGAACCGACCAGTGCGCTCGACATGCTGCTGCAGGCCCAGATGGTCGATCTTCTGCGCGACTTGCAGCGCAAGCGCGACCTGACCTACATGTTCATCTCGCACGATCTGCGCGTGGTGGCCTCGCTCGCGAGCCATCTGATCGTGATGAAATCCGGCAAGGTCGAGGAGGAGGGGCCGGCCTCCGAGCTGTTCAAGAATCCGAAGAGCGACTACACCCGCGCGCTGTTCGCCGCCGCGTTCCGCATCGAAGCGGCCAGCGACGGAACGGTGGCGACGTAG
- a CDS encoding NlpC/P60 family protein, producing MHDVRLTPAREDVAAKYLEGKVKAARFVDGETLEVGDAIAPLRRAPAADAEQMTQALRGECVTVYDRNGEGWAWGQLADDGYVGWIAEAALTAPGAAPTHKVTALRTLAFPGPSIKLPPVEALAMGTRLAITREDGPFAVTREGWHLPRQHLAPLDTMAQDFVAIAEQFVGTPYLWGGKSSLGIDCSGLVQIALTAAGTGCPRDSDMQQDGLGRELTTAESRHLQRGDLIFWKGHVAIVRDATTIVHANAHHMATVVESTHAAIARIKAAGSEVAAIKRL from the coding sequence ATGCATGATGTCAGACTGACGCCGGCCCGCGAGGACGTCGCGGCAAAATATCTCGAGGGCAAGGTGAAGGCGGCGCGCTTCGTCGACGGCGAGACGCTTGAGGTCGGGGATGCCATCGCGCCGCTGCGGCGGGCGCCGGCGGCCGATGCCGAACAGATGACGCAGGCACTCAGGGGTGAATGCGTCACGGTGTACGACCGCAACGGCGAAGGCTGGGCCTGGGGCCAGCTTGCCGATGACGGCTATGTCGGCTGGATTGCCGAGGCCGCGCTGACGGCGCCGGGCGCGGCACCGACGCACAAGGTGACGGCGCTGCGCACGCTGGCGTTTCCGGGACCATCGATCAAGCTGCCGCCGGTCGAGGCGCTGGCGATGGGGACCAGGCTCGCAATCACCCGCGAGGACGGTCCCTTCGCAGTGACCCGCGAGGGCTGGCATTTGCCACGCCAGCATCTCGCCCCTCTCGACACGATGGCGCAGGATTTCGTCGCAATCGCCGAGCAGTTCGTCGGCACGCCCTATCTCTGGGGCGGCAAGTCGAGCCTCGGCATCGATTGCTCCGGCCTGGTCCAGATCGCGCTGACCGCCGCCGGCACCGGCTGCCCGCGCGACAGCGACATGCAGCAGGACGGGCTCGGCCGCGAATTGACGACCGCGGAATCGAGACATCTGCAGCGCGGCGACCTGATCTTCTGGAAGGGCCATGTCGCCATCGTGCGCGATGCGACGACGATCGTGCACGCCAACGCGCATCACATGGCAACGGTGGTGGAGAGCACGCATGCCGCCATCGCGCGGATCAAGGCCGCCGGCAGCGAGGTCGCCGCGATCAAGCGGCTTTGA
- a CDS encoding leucyl aminopeptidase family protein produces the protein MPSVFETASTTAVTPITFVSKATWDAIRSELPAPARQFAEANDFAAKPGKALALPAADGGIAQVLFGLEDADHKARDPFRAGALPGLLPPGVYRFANAPHDTRLATLAFALGCYRFGRYRKNKTPEVRLVPPDGVDTAEIARMADAAALARDLINTPSNDMGPAQLAEAARDLATRFGAAFNCIDGDELAQNFPLIHAVGMASTRAPRLIDLSWGDPAHPKVTLVGKGVCFDTGGLDLKPSSGMLIMKKDMGGAANVLALAQMVMDAKLKVRLRVLIPAVENAVAGNAFRPLDIFKSRKGITVEIGNTDAEGRLVLADALALADEETPDLLVDLGTLTGAARVALGPDLPPFYTNDEALAGDVAAFARSENDPLWRMPLWPAYDAWLDSKTADITNAPSGGFAGSITCALFLQRFVEHARSWLHVDIYGWTPSAKPGRPEGGECQAARAIYKLLSQRYA, from the coding sequence ATGCCATCCGTGTTCGAGACCGCCTCCACGACCGCCGTCACGCCGATCACCTTCGTCAGCAAGGCGACATGGGATGCGATCCGCAGCGAGTTGCCGGCGCCGGCGCGCCAGTTCGCGGAGGCCAATGACTTTGCGGCCAAGCCGGGCAAGGCGCTCGCGCTGCCGGCAGCTGATGGCGGCATCGCGCAGGTGCTGTTCGGCCTCGAGGATGCAGACCACAAGGCGCGCGATCCGTTCCGTGCCGGCGCCCTGCCCGGCCTGCTGCCGCCAGGCGTCTACCGCTTTGCCAATGCGCCGCATGACACGCGGCTTGCGACGCTCGCCTTCGCGCTCGGCTGCTACCGCTTCGGCCGCTATCGCAAGAACAAGACCCCCGAGGTCCGCCTGGTGCCGCCCGATGGCGTCGACACGGCCGAGATCGCGCGGATGGCGGATGCCGCGGCGCTGGCGCGCGACCTCATCAACACGCCGTCCAACGACATGGGCCCGGCCCAGCTCGCCGAGGCGGCGCGCGACCTCGCAACGCGATTCGGCGCCGCCTTCAATTGCATCGATGGCGACGAGCTCGCGCAGAACTTCCCGCTGATCCACGCCGTCGGCATGGCATCGACGCGCGCACCGCGGCTGATCGATCTGAGCTGGGGCGATCCGGCGCATCCAAAGGTGACGCTGGTCGGCAAAGGCGTCTGCTTCGACACCGGCGGGCTCGACCTCAAGCCGTCGAGCGGCATGCTGATCATGAAGAAGGATATGGGCGGCGCCGCCAACGTGCTGGCGCTGGCGCAGATGGTGATGGACGCGAAGCTGAAGGTGCGGCTGCGCGTGCTGATCCCGGCGGTCGAGAACGCGGTTGCCGGCAATGCGTTCCGTCCGCTCGACATCTTCAAGTCGCGCAAGGGCATCACCGTCGAGATCGGCAACACCGACGCCGAGGGGCGGCTGGTGCTCGCCGATGCGCTGGCGCTGGCCGACGAGGAGACGCCGGACCTGCTGGTCGATCTCGGCACGCTGACCGGCGCGGCGCGCGTGGCCCTCGGCCCGGATCTGCCGCCGTTCTACACCAATGACGAGGCGCTCGCCGGCGACGTTGCTGCGTTTGCAAGGAGCGAGAACGACCCGTTGTGGCGGATGCCGCTGTGGCCGGCCTACGATGCCTGGCTCGACTCCAAGACCGCCGACATCACCAACGCGCCGTCGGGCGGTTTCGCCGGCTCGATCACCTGCGCGCTGTTCCTGCAGCGCTTCGTCGAGCACGCCAGGAGCTGGCTGCATGTCGACATCTATGGCTGGACGCCGTCGGCAAAGCCCGGCCGCCCCGAAGGCGGCGAATGCCAGGCTGCGCGCGCGATCTACAAACTGCTGAGCCAGCGCTATGCATGA
- a CDS encoding tetratricopeptide repeat protein: MRRQSILTRHLSSAALVAVLAAGLGGCQTMSDVTGSIASRSDPVPDDPRRNLEVYGERYRKNPKDVDAAIAYGQALRMTGQRSQACAVLEQATLASPGSKPLLAAYGRALADNGNSQAAFDVLSRAHSPDNPDWRILSVQGTTLDKLNRHEEARRYYASALRLAPDEPSVLSNLGLSYMLTKELPKAEQTLRQAYASARADTRIRQNLALVVGLQGRFAEAETIVKADLPADEAAANVAYLRDMLNRKDGPRISSRAAPVVAKDD; encoded by the coding sequence ATGCGTCGACAGTCCATTTTGACCCGGCATCTTAGTTCCGCAGCCCTCGTGGCGGTCCTCGCCGCCGGGCTTGGCGGTTGCCAGACCATGTCAGACGTCACCGGATCGATCGCGTCCCGGTCCGATCCGGTGCCAGACGATCCGCGCCGCAATCTCGAGGTTTATGGCGAGCGCTACCGCAAGAATCCCAAGGATGTCGACGCCGCCATCGCTTACGGGCAGGCGCTGCGCATGACCGGACAGCGTTCGCAGGCCTGCGCCGTGCTGGAGCAGGCCACACTCGCCAGCCCCGGCAGCAAGCCGCTGCTCGCCGCCTATGGCCGCGCGCTCGCCGACAACGGTAATTCGCAGGCCGCATTCGACGTGCTGAGCCGCGCGCACAGTCCGGACAATCCGGACTGGCGGATCCTGTCGGTGCAGGGCACCACGCTCGACAAGTTGAACCGGCACGAGGAAGCGCGGCGCTACTACGCCAGTGCGCTTCGACTGGCCCCCGACGAGCCGTCGGTGCTGTCCAATCTCGGCCTGTCCTACATGCTGACCAAGGAATTGCCGAAGGCGGAGCAGACGCTGCGCCAGGCCTATGCCAGCGCCCGCGCCGACACCCGCATCCGGCAGAACCTTGCGCTCGTCGTCGGCCTGCAGGGCCGCTTCGCGGAGGCCGAGACCATCGTCAAGGCCGACCTGCCGGCCGATGAGGCGGCGGCCAACGTCGCCTATCTGCGCGACATGCTGAACCGCAAGGACGGTCCGCGGATTTCATCGCGCGCCGCACCTGTCGTCGCCAAGGACGATTAA
- a CDS encoding type II secretion system F family protein: MIDILVAKLHDVRFMTMLLAFVAASATVYTLVMPLLAGGDLNKRMKAVASERERLRQRERERLAKTEKVALRQTPKQVVSRVVDDLNLTKWLAQEAALDKLVMAGYRGHAPYVTFLFARAVTPIVLLLGAIVYTFFIAGANWSLTLKIGICVGAAYAGLQAPMLFLKNAISKRQLQIKRAFPDSLDLLLICIESGMSVEVAFRKVANEIAGQSIALSEEFALTTAELSYLQDRKSAYENLARRTGLEGVKSVCMALQQSERYGTPLGQSLRVMAQENRDMRMNEAEKKAAALPPKLTVPMILFFLPCLFIVILGPSYIKIATMH; encoded by the coding sequence ATGATTGATATTCTGGTCGCCAAGCTCCACGACGTCAGGTTCATGACCATGCTGCTTGCCTTCGTCGCGGCAAGCGCGACGGTCTACACGCTGGTGATGCCGCTGCTCGCCGGCGGCGACCTCAACAAGCGCATGAAGGCCGTCGCCAGCGAGCGCGAGCGTCTCCGGCAGCGTGAGCGCGAGCGTCTCGCCAAGACCGAGAAGGTGGCGCTGCGGCAGACCCCGAAGCAGGTGGTCTCCCGGGTGGTGGATGATCTCAACCTCACGAAATGGCTCGCCCAGGAAGCGGCGCTCGATAAGCTCGTGATGGCCGGCTATCGCGGCCACGCCCCCTACGTCACTTTCCTGTTCGCCCGCGCGGTGACGCCGATCGTGCTGCTGCTCGGCGCCATCGTCTATACGTTCTTCATCGCGGGCGCGAACTGGTCGCTCACGCTCAAGATCGGCATTTGCGTCGGCGCGGCCTATGCCGGCCTGCAGGCGCCGATGTTGTTCCTGAAGAACGCGATCTCCAAGCGCCAGCTCCAGATCAAGCGCGCCTTCCCCGATTCGCTCGACCTGCTGCTGATCTGCATCGAGTCGGGCATGTCGGTCGAGGTCGCGTTCCGCAAGGTGGCCAACGAGATCGCCGGGCAGTCGATCGCGCTGTCGGAGGAGTTCGCGCTGACGACCGCGGAACTGTCCTATTTGCAGGACCGCAAGTCCGCCTACGAGAACCTGGCGCGCCGCACCGGGCTCGAAGGCGTGAAATCGGTGTGCATGGCCTTGCAGCAATCCGAACGCTACGGCACGCCGCTCGGCCAGAGCCTGCGCGTGATGGCGCAGGAAAATCGCGACATGCGCATGAACGAGGCCGAGAAGAAGGCGGCGGCGCTGCCGCCCAAGCTGACCGTGCCGATGATCCTGTTCTTCCTGCCCTGCCTGTTCATCGTGATCCTCGGGCCGTCCTACATCAAGATCGCCACGATGCATTGA
- a CDS encoding type II secretion system F family protein: MQTQTLALAFLAATTVGGIAWVFLYPYLSGEKKAESRRASVARSEPSTTRNTDRTQRSRREQVEGSLKELEARRQKDKKVPLGVRISQAGLEWSEQKFWMISGALGLFGFGAAFMVGGGLLGAAGIGFAMGLGLPRWLLGFLKKRREKAFLKALPDAVDVIVRGIKAGLPLFESLKAVVNDASEPLRSEFLAIIETQAIGMPLGEACARLYERMPLPEANFFGIVIAIQQKSGGNLSEALGNLSRVLRDRKKMAEKIQAMSMEAKASAAIIGSLPPIVMILVFLTTPDYIALLWTNSMGQLMLVACVVWMSMGVLVMKKMINFDF; the protein is encoded by the coding sequence ATGCAGACGCAAACCCTTGCCCTGGCCTTCCTCGCCGCCACCACCGTGGGCGGCATCGCCTGGGTCTTCCTCTATCCCTACCTCTCGGGGGAAAAGAAGGCCGAGTCGCGCCGCGCATCGGTGGCGCGCAGCGAACCGTCGACGACTCGAAATACGGACCGCACGCAGCGCTCCCGCCGCGAGCAGGTCGAAGGATCGCTCAAGGAGCTCGAGGCGCGTCGGCAAAAGGACAAGAAAGTCCCGCTCGGCGTGCGCATCTCGCAGGCCGGACTGGAGTGGTCCGAGCAGAAATTCTGGATGATCTCCGGTGCCCTCGGCCTGTTCGGGTTCGGCGCGGCATTCATGGTCGGCGGAGGCCTGCTCGGCGCGGCCGGCATCGGCTTTGCCATGGGTCTCGGCCTGCCGCGCTGGCTGCTCGGCTTCCTGAAGAAGCGGCGGGAAAAAGCCTTTTTGAAAGCGCTGCCCGACGCCGTCGACGTCATCGTGCGCGGCATCAAGGCCGGCCTGCCGCTGTTCGAATCGCTCAAGGCGGTCGTCAACGACGCATCGGAGCCGCTGCGCAGCGAGTTCCTTGCGATCATCGAGACCCAGGCGATCGGCATGCCGCTCGGCGAGGCCTGCGCCCGGCTCTACGAACGCATGCCGCTGCCGGAAGCGAACTTCTTCGGCATCGTGATTGCGATCCAGCAGAAGTCCGGCGGCAATCTGTCGGAAGCGCTCGGCAACCTGTCGCGGGTGCTGCGCGACCGCAAGAAGATGGCCGAGAAGATCCAGGCGATGTCGATGGAAGCGAAAGCTTCCGCCGCCATCATCGGCTCGCTGCCGCCGATCGTGATGATCCTCGTGTTCCTCACGACGCCGGACTACATCGCCCTGCTGTGGACGAACTCGATGGGCCAGCTCATGCTGGTTGCCTGCGTCGTCTGGATGTCGATGGGCGTGCTGGTGATGAAGAAGATGATCAACTTCGATTTCTGA
- a CDS encoding CpaF family protein gives MFGKRSGNDGDMRALKPAFQTPEPAGSSPMARESAAPTISSPPLAPAKPPPAPAVEARRSDNYYQVKATIFGALIEAIDLAQLAKLDSESAREEIRDIVNEIIAIKNIVMSIAEQEELLDDICNDVLGYGPLEPLLSRDDIADIMVNGAGTVFIEVAGKIQRTGIRFRDNQQLLNICQRIVSQVGRRVDESSPICDARLADGSRVNAIVPPLAIDGPALTIRKFKKDKLTLEQLVKFGAITPDGATILQIIGRVRCNVIISGGTGSGKTTLLNCLTNYIEHDERIITCEDAAELQLQQPHVVRLETRPPNIEGEGQVTMRELVRNCLRMRPERIIVGEVRGPEAFDLLQAMNTGHDGSMGTLHANNPREALSRCESMITMGGFSLPSRTIREMICASVDIIVQAARLRDGSRRITHITEVMGMEGDTIITQDIFLYDVVGEDANGKIIGKHRSTGIGRPRFWERARYYNEEKRLAAALDASDSPAPV, from the coding sequence GTGTTTGGTAAGCGTAGCGGAAACGATGGGGATATGCGGGCACTCAAGCCCGCCTTTCAGACGCCGGAGCCTGCCGGCTCGTCGCCGATGGCGCGCGAGTCCGCCGCCCCGACGATATCGTCGCCGCCGCTGGCCCCGGCCAAGCCACCGCCTGCTCCCGCCGTCGAAGCCCGCCGCTCGGACAACTACTACCAGGTCAAGGCGACGATCTTCGGCGCCCTGATCGAGGCGATCGACCTTGCCCAGCTCGCCAAGCTGGACAGCGAGTCGGCGCGCGAGGAAATCCGCGACATCGTCAACGAGATCATCGCGATCAAGAACATCGTGATGTCGATCGCCGAGCAGGAAGAGCTGCTCGACGACATCTGCAACGACGTGCTCGGCTACGGACCGCTGGAGCCGCTATTGTCGCGCGACGACATCGCCGACATCATGGTCAACGGCGCCGGCACCGTGTTCATCGAAGTCGCCGGCAAGATCCAGCGCACCGGCATCCGCTTTCGCGACAACCAGCAGCTGCTCAACATCTGCCAGCGCATCGTCAGCCAGGTCGGCCGGCGCGTCGACGAATCCTCGCCGATCTGCGACGCCCGCCTCGCCGACGGCTCGCGCGTCAACGCCATCGTGCCGCCGCTGGCGATCGACGGGCCCGCGCTCACCATTCGTAAATTCAAGAAGGACAAGCTGACGCTGGAGCAGCTCGTCAAGTTCGGCGCGATCACGCCGGACGGGGCGACCATCCTGCAGATCATCGGCCGTGTCCGCTGCAACGTGATCATCTCGGGCGGCACCGGCTCGGGCAAGACCACGCTGCTGAACTGCCTGACCAACTATATCGAGCACGACGAGCGCATCATCACCTGCGAAGACGCCGCCGAACTTCAGCTGCAGCAGCCGCACGTGGTGCGGCTGGAAACCCGGCCGCCGAACATCGAGGGCGAGGGCCAGGTCACGATGCGTGAACTGGTCCGCAACTGCCTGCGTATGCGCCCCGAGCGCATCATCGTCGGCGAAGTCCGCGGACCCGAAGCGTTCGATCTGTTGCAGGCGATGAACACCGGCCATGACGGCTCGATGGGCACGCTGCACGCCAACAATCCTCGCGAAGCGCTGTCGCGCTGCGAATCGATGATCACCATGGGCGGCTTCTCGCTTCCCTCGCGCACCATTCGCGAGATGATCTGCGCCTCGGTCGACATCATCGTGCAGGCCGCGCGCCTGCGCGACGGTTCGCGCCGCATCACCCACATCACCGAGGTGATGGGCATGGAAGGCGACACCATCATCACCCAGGATATCTTCCTCTACGACGTGGTCGGGGAAGATGCCAACGGCAAGATCATCGGCAAGCACCGCTCGACCGGCATCGGCCGGCCGCGCTTCTGGGAGCGTGCGCGCTACTACAATGAAGAGAAGCGGCTTGCGGCGGCGCTGGATGCCTCCGACTCGCCGGCGCCGGTCTAG
- a CDS encoding AAA family ATPase, with protein sequence MITYAQQNSEEQTDAPPQAVDDHIAPAPRVSVQAFCETVETAAAVQSAGEDRRLAKAHLKIQMGGMAAAIEAYRSAPTPNVIILETEGRSDILAGLDQLATVCDAGTRVVVIGRVNDVTLYRELVRRGVSDYVIAPAHAIDVVRAVCNLFSAPEAKAVGRVVAVVGAKGGVGASTIAHNIAWAIARDLALDSVVADLDLAFGTAGLNYNQDPAQGIADAVFSPDRVDTAFVDRLLSKCTDHLSLLAAPATLDKVYDFGAEAFDAIFDTLRTTMPCIVLDVPHQWSGWTKRALIAADDILIVAAPDLANLRNAKNMFDLLKASRPNDRAPLYCLNQVGVPKRPEIAAGEFAKAIESPPIAAIPFDPQIFGSAANNGQMIAEISANHRAVEMFLQMAQRLTGRGETKKPRGSFLSPLLEKLRSK encoded by the coding sequence ATGATCACCTACGCGCAGCAAAACTCCGAAGAGCAGACGGACGCCCCGCCGCAGGCCGTGGACGACCATATTGCTCCGGCGCCGCGGGTCTCGGTCCAGGCGTTCTGCGAGACGGTCGAGACCGCTGCCGCCGTACAGTCGGCGGGCGAGGATCGCCGGCTGGCCAAGGCCCACCTCAAGATCCAGATGGGCGGCATGGCGGCTGCCATCGAGGCCTATCGCTCGGCGCCGACGCCTAATGTCATCATTCTCGAGACCGAGGGCCGCAGCGACATCCTGGCGGGGCTCGACCAGCTCGCCACGGTGTGCGACGCCGGCACGCGGGTGGTCGTGATCGGCCGGGTCAACGACGTCACGCTGTATCGCGAGCTGGTGCGCCGCGGCGTCAGCGACTACGTGATTGCGCCGGCTCATGCGATCGACGTGGTGCGCGCGGTCTGCAACCTGTTCTCGGCGCCGGAAGCCAAGGCAGTCGGCCGCGTCGTCGCCGTCGTCGGCGCGAAGGGCGGCGTCGGTGCCTCGACGATCGCCCACAATATCGCTTGGGCGATCGCCCGCGATCTGGCGCTGGATTCCGTCGTGGCCGATCTCGACCTTGCATTCGGCACCGCCGGCCTCAACTACAACCAGGACCCGGCGCAAGGCATCGCGGATGCGGTGTTTTCGCCGGACCGCGTCGATACCGCCTTCGTCGACCGCCTGCTGTCGAAATGCACCGACCATCTGAGCCTGCTGGCGGCGCCGGCCACGCTCGACAAGGTCTACGATTTCGGCGCCGAAGCGTTCGATGCGATCTTCGACACGCTGCGCACCACGATGCCCTGCATCGTGCTCGACGTGCCGCACCAATGGTCCGGCTGGACCAAGCGCGCGCTGATCGCGGCCGACGACATCCTGATCGTGGCGGCGCCCGACCTCGCCAACCTGCGCAACGCCAAGAACATGTTCGACCTCTTGAAGGCGTCGCGGCCTAACGACCGCGCGCCGCTGTACTGCCTGAACCAGGTCGGCGTGCCGAAGCGGCCGGAGATCGCGGCGGGCGAATTCGCCAAGGCGATCGAAAGCCCGCCGATCGCCGCCATCCCGTTCGATCCGCAGATCTTCGGTTCGGCCGCCAACAACGGCCAGATGATCGCGGAAATCTCGGCCAATCACCGCGCAGTCGAGATGTTTCTGCAGATGGCGCAGCGGCTGACAGGCCGCGGCGAGACCAAGAAGCCGAGGGGGTCCTTCCTGTCGCCCCTGCTCGAAAAGCTGCGGTCCAAATAG
- a CDS encoding CpaD family pilus assembly protein has product MTQTTPRTSADYKRTAGLAGVLVGLAMTLGACQHAADNSFAMVDSPADYRQRHPIAVTEADRSIVVFVGRSRGGLTAEQRAEVMGMAQDWMREGTGAVTIDVPADTPNARPAQESLREIQATFAAAGVPPRGILVRKYHPENPRLMPAIRVNYPKMKAEAGPCGIWPEDLGPSMHNGSYIQNKQYYNFGCANQRNLAAMVEDPTDLVQPRAETPAYTSRRNIAFDKYRKGTTTATTYPESDRAKLSDTGK; this is encoded by the coding sequence ATGACACAGACCACACCCAGAACATCCGCCGATTACAAGCGCACCGCCGGTCTCGCCGGAGTGCTCGTCGGCCTTGCCATGACGCTCGGCGCCTGCCAGCACGCTGCCGACAACAGTTTCGCGATGGTGGACTCGCCGGCCGACTATCGCCAGCGTCACCCGATCGCCGTGACCGAGGCCGATCGCTCGATCGTGGTCTTCGTCGGCCGCAGCCGCGGCGGCCTGACCGCGGAGCAGCGCGCCGAGGTGATGGGGATGGCGCAGGACTGGATGCGCGAGGGCACCGGCGCCGTCACCATCGACGTTCCCGCCGACACGCCGAACGCCCGGCCCGCGCAGGAATCGTTGCGCGAGATCCAGGCGACCTTCGCCGCCGCCGGCGTGCCGCCGCGCGGGATCCTCGTGCGCAAATACCATCCCGAGAATCCGCGCCTCATGCCTGCGATCCGTGTGAACTATCCAAAGATGAAGGCGGAGGCCGGGCCGTGCGGCATCTGGCCGGAAGATCTCGGCCCGTCGATGCATAACGGTTCCTACATCCAGAACAAGCAATACTACAATTTCGGCTGCGCCAATCAGCGCAACCTCGCAGCCATGGTCGAAGACCCGACTGACCTCGTGCAGCCGCGCGCGGAGACCCCTGCCTACACGTCGCGCCGCAATATCGCCTTCGACAAATATCGCAAGGGCACCACCACCGCCACGACGTATCCCGAGTCCGACAGGGCCAAGCTAAGCGACACAGGAAAATGA